In Archocentrus centrarchus isolate MPI-CPG fArcCen1 chromosome 22, fArcCen1, whole genome shotgun sequence, one DNA window encodes the following:
- the LOC115772376 gene encoding sorting nexin-14 isoform X5 yields MGCIRAYLHKIRRRMKLDRLRELGRQYPVFCFLLLVLLLSTVLLNRYIHIIMVFWSFLAGVVTFYCSLGPESLLPNILVSIKPKTKSYEQELFPLGHSCAVCGKIKCKRHRPTLLLENYQPWLDLKIPSKVDASLSEILELVLENFVYPWYRDITDDEAFVDELRVTLRFFAAVLIRRTQKVDVASLITKKLLKVSMKHIEIISKARQKVKNTEYLQQAALEEYGPDLHMALRNRRDELLYLRKLTEVLFPYILPPKATDCRSLTLLIREVLAGSVFLPSMDYLADPDTVNHLILIFIDNSPPEEATEPTSALVPFLQKYSDPRNKKPSVLKLELKEIREQQDLLFRFMNFLKQEGAVHVLQFCLAVEEFNDRILCPELSDSEKMMLHKEVKKIYETYCLDESVDKIRFDPFIVEEIRNIAEGPYGDVVKLQTMRCLFEAYEHVLSLLENVFTPMFCHSDEYFRQLLRGAESPARNSKMSRNSLSLDDIRSTSKRGESFGISRIGSKIKGVFKSTTLEGAMLPSYGLVEGEDDMVEEAMMVLEDDSPMEAASTPSTPRNLSAWNITIPYIDFYDDDVKRERIPVFCIDVERNDRKAVGHETEHWSVYRRYLEFYVLESKLTEFHGSFPDAQLPSKRIIGPKNYEFLTSKREEFQEYLQKLLQHPELSNSQLLADFLSPHSMESQFLDKMLPDVNLGKIIKSVPSKLIKEKGQHLEPFIQSFFNSCESPKPKPSRPELTILSPTSENDKKLFNDLFKNNANRSEMTEKRHNQNYFMEMITVEGVYDYLMYVGRVIFRIPDWLHHLLMGGRILFKNTLEAYTDYYLQYKLNQVVQEHRVVSLITLLRDSVFCESSPPRSAQDKQKRAKKTFEEMMSYIPDFLGKCIGEEARYEGVRLLFDGLQQPVLNKQLTYVLLDIVIQELFPELNKVQKEMSVMAPWM; encoded by the exons ATGGGATGCATCCGGGCTTATCTGCATAAAATAAGACGCAGGATGAAGCTGGACCGGCTCAGAGAGCTTGGCCGACAGTATCCAGTCttctgctttctgctgctggTCCTGCTTCTGTCCACTGTGCTTTTAAACAG ATATATTCACATTATAATGGTGTTCTGGTCCTTCCTGGCTGGAGTTGTTACTTTCTACTGTTCACTGGGGCCGGAGTCTCTGCTGCCTAACATCTTAGTATCCATTAAACCAAAAACTAAG TCATACGAGCAGGAGCTGTTTCCACTGGGCCACAGCTGTGCTGTTTGTGGAAAAATCAAGTGCAAAAGGCACAG ACCAACTCTGTTACTGGAAAACTATCAGCCGTGGCTTGATTTGAAAATTCCTTCTAAAGTGGATGCCTCTCTTTCAGAG attCTAGAGCTTGTTCTGGAAAATTTTGTATATCCTTGGTATAG agacATCACAGATGACGAGGCATTTGTCGACGAGCTGAGAGTGACCTTGCGTTTCTTTGCAGCCGTGCTGATTCGTCGGACCCAGAAG GTGGATGTGGCATCCCTCATCACAAAAAAGCTCCTTAAAGTTTCCATGAAGCACATTGAAATTATTAGCAAAGCAAGGCAGAAGG TAAAGAACACAGAGTATCTCCAACAAGCTGCCCTGGAGGAATATGGCCCTGATCTCCACATGGCTCTTCGCAATCGTAGAGATGAGTTGCTCTACCTAAGGAAGCTGACTGAGGTGCTTTTCCCCTACATCTTGCCACCCAAGGCTACAGACTGCAG ATCTCTTACTCTCCTGATAAGAGAAGTTTTGGCTGGTTCTGTCTTCCTTCCTTCAATGGACTACTTGGCTGATCCT gacACAGTGAATCATTtaattttgatatttattgACAACTCCCCT CCCGAAGAAGCCACAGAGCCCACTTCAGCACTGGTTCCTTTCCTACAGAAGTACTCTGATCCTCGCAACAAAAAGCCCTCA GTGCTGAAGCTGGAGTTGAAGGAAATTCGAGAACAGCAGGACCTTCTCTTTCGTTTTATGAATTTCCTAAAGCAAGAAGGAGCTGTCCATGTCCTCCAGTTCTGTCTTGCAGTTG AGGAATTCAACGACAGGATTCTGTGCCCAGAGCTGTCTGATTCAGAGAAGATGATGCTCCACAAGGAGGTGAAGAAGATCTACGAGACCTACTGTTTGGACGAGAGTGTTGACAAGATCCGTTTTGACCCCTTTATAGTGGAGGAAATACGCAACA TTGCTGAGGGTCCATATGGTGACGTGGTGAAACTGCAGACCATGAGGTGCTTGTTTGAAGCCTATGAGCACGTCCTCTCTCTTCTGGAAAATGTTTTCACCCCCATGTTCTGTCACAGTGATGAG TACTTTCGGCAGCTTCTCAGAGGGGCCGAGTCCCCTGCCAGGAATTCCAAAATGAGCAG AAATAGCCTCAGTTTGGATGACATTCG GAGTACGTCTAAGAGGGGTGAGTCCTTTGGGATCAGCCGCATTGGCAGTAAGATCAAAGGAGTGTTCAAGAGCACAACGTTGGAGGGAGCGATGCTGCCATCCTATGGGCTGGTAGAGGGAGAGGATGATATG GTGGAGGAAGCCATGATGGTGCTGGAGGATGACTCCCCGATGGAGGCAGCCTCCACCCCGAGCACCCCGCGCAACCTCTCAGCCTGGAACATCACGATCCCATACATTGATTTCTATGATGACGATGTAAAGAGGGAGAGGATTCCAGTATTTTGTATTGATGTGGAGCGCAATGACCGGAaggcag tcGGACATGAGACTGAACACTGGTCTGTCTACAGGAGATATCTGGAGTTCTATGTCCTAGAATCAAAGCTCACTGAGTTTCATG GCTCATTTCCAGATGCGCAATTGCCCTCAAAGAGAATAATTGGTCCCAAGAATTACGAATTTCTGACATCGAAGAGGGAGGAATTTCAGGAGTATCTTCAG AAACTCCTGCAGCACCCAGAGCTGAGCAACAGCCAGCTCCTGGCCGACTTCCTGTCTCCTCATAGCATGGAGTCTCAGTTCCTGGACAAGATGTTACCTGACGTGAACCTCG GGAAAATCATTAAGTCTGTCCCCAGCAAACTGATAAAGGAG AAAGGACAGCATCTGGAACCTTTCATCCAGTCCTTCTTCAATTCCTGTGAATCTCCCAAACCCAAACCCAGCCGCCCTGAGCTCACTATCCTGAGCCCCACCTCAGAGAACGACAAAAAG CTCTTCAATGACCTCTTCAAAAACAATGCCAACCGATCAGAGATGACAGAGAAGAGACACAATCAGAACTACTTCATGGAAATGATCACTGTCGAAGGGGTTTATGACTACTTAATGTATGTTG GACGCGTCATCTTCCGTATCCCTGATTGGCTGCACCACCTGCTAATGGGAGGCAGGATCCTGTTCAAGAACACACTGGAGGCCTACACAGATTATTACCTTCAGTACAAACTCAACCAAGTGGTCCAGGAGCACCGGGTGGTGTCACTCATCACCCTGCTTAGAG ACTCAGTGTTCTGTGAAAGCAGCCCACCTCGCTCCGCCCAAGACAAGCAGAAGAGAGCCAAGAAGACGTTCGAGGAGATGATGAGCTATATTCCGG ACTTTCTGGGGAAATGTATCGGAGAAGAGGCCAGATATGAAGGCGTGCGTCTCCTCTTCGATGGACTACAGCAGCCAGTTCTCAACAAACAG CTGACGTATGTGCTGCTGGATATTGTCATTCAGGAACTTTTTCCAGAGCTAAACAAG GTGCAGAAGGAGATGTCTGTGATGGCTCCGTGGATGTAA
- the LOC115772376 gene encoding sorting nexin-14 isoform X3 produces the protein MGCIRAYLHKIRRRMKLDRLRELGRQYPVFCFLLLVLLLSTVLLNRYIHIIMVFWSFLAGVVTFYCSLGPESLLPNILVSIKPKTKSYEQELFPLGHSCAVCGKIKCKRHRPTLLLENYQPWLDLKIPSKVDASLSEILELVLENFVYPWYRDITDDEAFVDELRVTLRFFAAVLIRRTQKVDVASLITKKLLKVSMKHIEIISKARQKVKNTEYLQQAALEEYGPDLHMALRNRRDELLYLRKLTEVLFPYILPPKATDCRSLTLLIREVLAGSVFLPSMDYLADPDTVNHLILIFIDNSPPEEATEPTSALVPFLQKYSDPRNKKPSVLKLELKEIREQQDLLFRFMNFLKQEGAVHVLQFCLAVEEFNDRILCPELSDSEKMMLHKEVKKIYETYCLDESVDKIRFDPFIVEEIRNIAEGPYGDVVKLQTMRCLFEAYEHVLSLLENVFTPMFCHSDEYFRQLLRGAESPARNSKMSSSWDWSPESPSSLFTASGSSSPASFNSLHAQSTFTNFPYGSLSHRHSSPKSTSKRGESFGISRIGSKIKGVFKSTTLEGAMLPSYGLVEGEDDMVEEAMMVLEDDSPMEAASTPSTPRNLSAWNITIPYIDFYDDDVKRERIPVFCIDVERNDRKAVGHETEHWSVYRRYLEFYVLESKLTEFHGSFPDAQLPSKRIIGPKNYEFLTSKREEFQEYLQKLLQHPELSNSQLLADFLSPHSMESQFLDKMLPDVNLGKIIKSVPSKLIKEKGQHLEPFIQSFFNSCESPKPKPSRPELTILSPTSENDKKLFNDLFKNNANRSEMTEKRHNQNYFMEMITVEGVYDYLMYVGRVIFRIPDWLHHLLMGGRILFKNTLEAYTDYYLQYKLNQVVQEHRVVSLITLLRDSVFCESSPPRSAQDKQKRAKKTFEEMMSYIPDFLGKCIGEEARYEGVRLLFDGLQQPVLNKQLTYVLLDIVIQELFPELNKQVQKEMSVMAPWM, from the exons ATGGGATGCATCCGGGCTTATCTGCATAAAATAAGACGCAGGATGAAGCTGGACCGGCTCAGAGAGCTTGGCCGACAGTATCCAGTCttctgctttctgctgctggTCCTGCTTCTGTCCACTGTGCTTTTAAACAG ATATATTCACATTATAATGGTGTTCTGGTCCTTCCTGGCTGGAGTTGTTACTTTCTACTGTTCACTGGGGCCGGAGTCTCTGCTGCCTAACATCTTAGTATCCATTAAACCAAAAACTAAG TCATACGAGCAGGAGCTGTTTCCACTGGGCCACAGCTGTGCTGTTTGTGGAAAAATCAAGTGCAAAAGGCACAG ACCAACTCTGTTACTGGAAAACTATCAGCCGTGGCTTGATTTGAAAATTCCTTCTAAAGTGGATGCCTCTCTTTCAGAG attCTAGAGCTTGTTCTGGAAAATTTTGTATATCCTTGGTATAG agacATCACAGATGACGAGGCATTTGTCGACGAGCTGAGAGTGACCTTGCGTTTCTTTGCAGCCGTGCTGATTCGTCGGACCCAGAAG GTGGATGTGGCATCCCTCATCACAAAAAAGCTCCTTAAAGTTTCCATGAAGCACATTGAAATTATTAGCAAAGCAAGGCAGAAGG TAAAGAACACAGAGTATCTCCAACAAGCTGCCCTGGAGGAATATGGCCCTGATCTCCACATGGCTCTTCGCAATCGTAGAGATGAGTTGCTCTACCTAAGGAAGCTGACTGAGGTGCTTTTCCCCTACATCTTGCCACCCAAGGCTACAGACTGCAG ATCTCTTACTCTCCTGATAAGAGAAGTTTTGGCTGGTTCTGTCTTCCTTCCTTCAATGGACTACTTGGCTGATCCT gacACAGTGAATCATTtaattttgatatttattgACAACTCCCCT CCCGAAGAAGCCACAGAGCCCACTTCAGCACTGGTTCCTTTCCTACAGAAGTACTCTGATCCTCGCAACAAAAAGCCCTCA GTGCTGAAGCTGGAGTTGAAGGAAATTCGAGAACAGCAGGACCTTCTCTTTCGTTTTATGAATTTCCTAAAGCAAGAAGGAGCTGTCCATGTCCTCCAGTTCTGTCTTGCAGTTG AGGAATTCAACGACAGGATTCTGTGCCCAGAGCTGTCTGATTCAGAGAAGATGATGCTCCACAAGGAGGTGAAGAAGATCTACGAGACCTACTGTTTGGACGAGAGTGTTGACAAGATCCGTTTTGACCCCTTTATAGTGGAGGAAATACGCAACA TTGCTGAGGGTCCATATGGTGACGTGGTGAAACTGCAGACCATGAGGTGCTTGTTTGAAGCCTATGAGCACGTCCTCTCTCTTCTGGAAAATGTTTTCACCCCCATGTTCTGTCACAGTGATGAG TACTTTCGGCAGCTTCTCAGAGGGGCCGAGTCCCCTGCCAGGAATTCCAAAATGAGCAG TTCCTGGGACTGGAGCCCCGAGTCCCCGTCCTCACTGTTCACCGCCTCTGGCAGCTCTTCACCTGCATCTTTTAACTCCCTCCATGCCCAGTCCACGTTCACAAACTTCCCATATGGCTCGCTATCCCACCGCCACTCATCACCCAA GAGTACGTCTAAGAGGGGTGAGTCCTTTGGGATCAGCCGCATTGGCAGTAAGATCAAAGGAGTGTTCAAGAGCACAACGTTGGAGGGAGCGATGCTGCCATCCTATGGGCTGGTAGAGGGAGAGGATGATATG GTGGAGGAAGCCATGATGGTGCTGGAGGATGACTCCCCGATGGAGGCAGCCTCCACCCCGAGCACCCCGCGCAACCTCTCAGCCTGGAACATCACGATCCCATACATTGATTTCTATGATGACGATGTAAAGAGGGAGAGGATTCCAGTATTTTGTATTGATGTGGAGCGCAATGACCGGAaggcag tcGGACATGAGACTGAACACTGGTCTGTCTACAGGAGATATCTGGAGTTCTATGTCCTAGAATCAAAGCTCACTGAGTTTCATG GCTCATTTCCAGATGCGCAATTGCCCTCAAAGAGAATAATTGGTCCCAAGAATTACGAATTTCTGACATCGAAGAGGGAGGAATTTCAGGAGTATCTTCAG AAACTCCTGCAGCACCCAGAGCTGAGCAACAGCCAGCTCCTGGCCGACTTCCTGTCTCCTCATAGCATGGAGTCTCAGTTCCTGGACAAGATGTTACCTGACGTGAACCTCG GGAAAATCATTAAGTCTGTCCCCAGCAAACTGATAAAGGAG AAAGGACAGCATCTGGAACCTTTCATCCAGTCCTTCTTCAATTCCTGTGAATCTCCCAAACCCAAACCCAGCCGCCCTGAGCTCACTATCCTGAGCCCCACCTCAGAGAACGACAAAAAG CTCTTCAATGACCTCTTCAAAAACAATGCCAACCGATCAGAGATGACAGAGAAGAGACACAATCAGAACTACTTCATGGAAATGATCACTGTCGAAGGGGTTTATGACTACTTAATGTATGTTG GACGCGTCATCTTCCGTATCCCTGATTGGCTGCACCACCTGCTAATGGGAGGCAGGATCCTGTTCAAGAACACACTGGAGGCCTACACAGATTATTACCTTCAGTACAAACTCAACCAAGTGGTCCAGGAGCACCGGGTGGTGTCACTCATCACCCTGCTTAGAG ACTCAGTGTTCTGTGAAAGCAGCCCACCTCGCTCCGCCCAAGACAAGCAGAAGAGAGCCAAGAAGACGTTCGAGGAGATGATGAGCTATATTCCGG ACTTTCTGGGGAAATGTATCGGAGAAGAGGCCAGATATGAAGGCGTGCGTCTCCTCTTCGATGGACTACAGCAGCCAGTTCTCAACAAACAG CTGACGTATGTGCTGCTGGATATTGTCATTCAGGAACTTTTTCCAGAGCTAAACAAG CAGGTGCAGAAGGAGATGTCTGTGATGGCTCCGTGGATGTAA
- the LOC115772376 gene encoding sorting nexin-14 isoform X7, whose translation MGCIRAYLHKIRRRMKLDRLRELGRQYPVFCFLLLVLLLSTVLLNRYIHIIMVFWSFLAGVVTFYCSLGPESLLPNILVSIKPKTKSYEQELFPLGHSCAVCGKIKCKRHRPTLLLENYQPWLDLKIPSKVDASLSEILELVLENFVYPWYRDITDDEAFVDELRVTLRFFAAVLIRRTQKVDVASLITKKLLKVSMKHIEIISKARQKVKNTEYLQQAALEEYGPDLHMALRNRRDELLYLRKLTEVLFPYILPPKATDCRSLTLLIREVLAGSVFLPSMDYLADPDTVNHLILIFIDNSPPEEATEPTSALVPFLQKYSDPRNKKPSVLKLELKEIREQQDLLFRFMNFLKQEGAVHVLQFCLAVEEFNDRILCPELSDSEKMMLHKEVKKIYETYCLDESVDKIRFDPFIVEEIRNIAEGPYGDVVKLQTMRCLFEAYEHVLSLLENVFTPMFCHSDEYFRQLLRGAESPARNSKMSRSTSKRGESFGISRIGSKIKGVFKSTTLEGAMLPSYGLVEGEDDMVEEAMMVLEDDSPMEAASTPSTPRNLSAWNITIPYIDFYDDDVKRERIPVFCIDVERNDRKAVGHETEHWSVYRRYLEFYVLESKLTEFHGSFPDAQLPSKRIIGPKNYEFLTSKREEFQEYLQKLLQHPELSNSQLLADFLSPHSMESQFLDKMLPDVNLGKIIKSVPSKLIKEKGQHLEPFIQSFFNSCESPKPKPSRPELTILSPTSENDKKLFNDLFKNNANRSEMTEKRHNQNYFMEMITVEGVYDYLMYVGRVIFRIPDWLHHLLMGGRILFKNTLEAYTDYYLQYKLNQVVQEHRVVSLITLLRDSVFCESSPPRSAQDKQKRAKKTFEEMMSYIPDFLGKCIGEEARYEGVRLLFDGLQQPVLNKQLTYVLLDIVIQELFPELNKVQKEMSVMAPWM comes from the exons ATGGGATGCATCCGGGCTTATCTGCATAAAATAAGACGCAGGATGAAGCTGGACCGGCTCAGAGAGCTTGGCCGACAGTATCCAGTCttctgctttctgctgctggTCCTGCTTCTGTCCACTGTGCTTTTAAACAG ATATATTCACATTATAATGGTGTTCTGGTCCTTCCTGGCTGGAGTTGTTACTTTCTACTGTTCACTGGGGCCGGAGTCTCTGCTGCCTAACATCTTAGTATCCATTAAACCAAAAACTAAG TCATACGAGCAGGAGCTGTTTCCACTGGGCCACAGCTGTGCTGTTTGTGGAAAAATCAAGTGCAAAAGGCACAG ACCAACTCTGTTACTGGAAAACTATCAGCCGTGGCTTGATTTGAAAATTCCTTCTAAAGTGGATGCCTCTCTTTCAGAG attCTAGAGCTTGTTCTGGAAAATTTTGTATATCCTTGGTATAG agacATCACAGATGACGAGGCATTTGTCGACGAGCTGAGAGTGACCTTGCGTTTCTTTGCAGCCGTGCTGATTCGTCGGACCCAGAAG GTGGATGTGGCATCCCTCATCACAAAAAAGCTCCTTAAAGTTTCCATGAAGCACATTGAAATTATTAGCAAAGCAAGGCAGAAGG TAAAGAACACAGAGTATCTCCAACAAGCTGCCCTGGAGGAATATGGCCCTGATCTCCACATGGCTCTTCGCAATCGTAGAGATGAGTTGCTCTACCTAAGGAAGCTGACTGAGGTGCTTTTCCCCTACATCTTGCCACCCAAGGCTACAGACTGCAG ATCTCTTACTCTCCTGATAAGAGAAGTTTTGGCTGGTTCTGTCTTCCTTCCTTCAATGGACTACTTGGCTGATCCT gacACAGTGAATCATTtaattttgatatttattgACAACTCCCCT CCCGAAGAAGCCACAGAGCCCACTTCAGCACTGGTTCCTTTCCTACAGAAGTACTCTGATCCTCGCAACAAAAAGCCCTCA GTGCTGAAGCTGGAGTTGAAGGAAATTCGAGAACAGCAGGACCTTCTCTTTCGTTTTATGAATTTCCTAAAGCAAGAAGGAGCTGTCCATGTCCTCCAGTTCTGTCTTGCAGTTG AGGAATTCAACGACAGGATTCTGTGCCCAGAGCTGTCTGATTCAGAGAAGATGATGCTCCACAAGGAGGTGAAGAAGATCTACGAGACCTACTGTTTGGACGAGAGTGTTGACAAGATCCGTTTTGACCCCTTTATAGTGGAGGAAATACGCAACA TTGCTGAGGGTCCATATGGTGACGTGGTGAAACTGCAGACCATGAGGTGCTTGTTTGAAGCCTATGAGCACGTCCTCTCTCTTCTGGAAAATGTTTTCACCCCCATGTTCTGTCACAGTGATGAG TACTTTCGGCAGCTTCTCAGAGGGGCCGAGTCCCCTGCCAGGAATTCCAAAATGAGCAG GAGTACGTCTAAGAGGGGTGAGTCCTTTGGGATCAGCCGCATTGGCAGTAAGATCAAAGGAGTGTTCAAGAGCACAACGTTGGAGGGAGCGATGCTGCCATCCTATGGGCTGGTAGAGGGAGAGGATGATATG GTGGAGGAAGCCATGATGGTGCTGGAGGATGACTCCCCGATGGAGGCAGCCTCCACCCCGAGCACCCCGCGCAACCTCTCAGCCTGGAACATCACGATCCCATACATTGATTTCTATGATGACGATGTAAAGAGGGAGAGGATTCCAGTATTTTGTATTGATGTGGAGCGCAATGACCGGAaggcag tcGGACATGAGACTGAACACTGGTCTGTCTACAGGAGATATCTGGAGTTCTATGTCCTAGAATCAAAGCTCACTGAGTTTCATG GCTCATTTCCAGATGCGCAATTGCCCTCAAAGAGAATAATTGGTCCCAAGAATTACGAATTTCTGACATCGAAGAGGGAGGAATTTCAGGAGTATCTTCAG AAACTCCTGCAGCACCCAGAGCTGAGCAACAGCCAGCTCCTGGCCGACTTCCTGTCTCCTCATAGCATGGAGTCTCAGTTCCTGGACAAGATGTTACCTGACGTGAACCTCG GGAAAATCATTAAGTCTGTCCCCAGCAAACTGATAAAGGAG AAAGGACAGCATCTGGAACCTTTCATCCAGTCCTTCTTCAATTCCTGTGAATCTCCCAAACCCAAACCCAGCCGCCCTGAGCTCACTATCCTGAGCCCCACCTCAGAGAACGACAAAAAG CTCTTCAATGACCTCTTCAAAAACAATGCCAACCGATCAGAGATGACAGAGAAGAGACACAATCAGAACTACTTCATGGAAATGATCACTGTCGAAGGGGTTTATGACTACTTAATGTATGTTG GACGCGTCATCTTCCGTATCCCTGATTGGCTGCACCACCTGCTAATGGGAGGCAGGATCCTGTTCAAGAACACACTGGAGGCCTACACAGATTATTACCTTCAGTACAAACTCAACCAAGTGGTCCAGGAGCACCGGGTGGTGTCACTCATCACCCTGCTTAGAG ACTCAGTGTTCTGTGAAAGCAGCCCACCTCGCTCCGCCCAAGACAAGCAGAAGAGAGCCAAGAAGACGTTCGAGGAGATGATGAGCTATATTCCGG ACTTTCTGGGGAAATGTATCGGAGAAGAGGCCAGATATGAAGGCGTGCGTCTCCTCTTCGATGGACTACAGCAGCCAGTTCTCAACAAACAG CTGACGTATGTGCTGCTGGATATTGTCATTCAGGAACTTTTTCCAGAGCTAAACAAG GTGCAGAAGGAGATGTCTGTGATGGCTCCGTGGATGTAA